Below is a genomic region from Ancylomarina subtilis.
TGTTTCTGACTTCAACTCTGAATTCAAGAAATCTTCATTAGTATTGGTTCTAGGAGCTCCTCCAAATGGACCATCAGCATTGTATTCAAATGTGTTTACAACTCGATAAGGATCAGTATCGTTACCAACTTGAGCCCAACCCAATCTTAATTTACCATAATCCATCCAAGTTGCATCAAATAGTTCTGAAAACACAAAACTTGATGAAATTGAAGGGTAGAAATAGGAATTTTCATTCTCTGGCAAAGTAGAAGACCAGTCATTACGTGCTGTTACATCAACAAATAAGAAATTCTTAAATCCAAATGATGCACTAGCAAATACAGAATTAGTTTTCTTTACAGAATGGAAATCATTAATTGAAACATTTCCCATTGAATTCATTAAATTGTAAATACCCGGTACCACAAGGCCACCAGAAGTTTCACCTCTCAACAAGTTAAATTTGTTTCGACGGGCATTCGCACCAACCATAGCAGTAATGTTATAGTCTTCATTAAAACGCTTATTAAAATTCAAAGTAAATTCATAATTGAACTCTGAATTATTACGTTTTGCTTCATAATAGCGAGAAGTTGACTGAGATCCAACAGCAGTACGCTCACGAATATCAAATGCATATGTATCACCATAAACACTTGCCTTAGCAACCAATCCCTTCATGATTTCATAATCAATAGAAACATTCCCGAAGAAACGATCACGCTCGTCATCATTAAAATTCTCATTGATGATCCAATATGCATTATCAGCATATTTAGGAGTACCATTACTATACGATTTACGGTTCCAAGTTCTTTGAGTACCGTCATTATTCTTGTACTTACTCAATCGTTTCATATCCAATTGACGCTGTCCCCACTGGAAGAACTTTTGAGAAAATGAATTATCATCATATCCAAAAGTTGGACGTCCTGAAGTTTCTGAGCGCACATAATTAATAGATGCCTTCGCATTGAATTTATCTAAAAATTTGGTATTCCCTGTGATAGCAAAATTATGCTTATCATATTCAGACGTAGGCACAATACCTTCAGTATGTGTATTTGTATATGAAAATCTCACTCCATATTCTTTACCAGTACGTGCTACCGCTACAGAATTCACATACGAAACACCTGTATCAAAGAAATCTTTCACATCATTCTTAGGTGCAACCCAAGCACGTGGCTTTAAATAGTCATTAGGAAAACTCTCTTTATCAAAGGCATCCCAATGTAAAACTTTAATACTTGGATCGTAAGCTGGTCCCCAAGATTCATCTACAGCATATTGAGGAACCAAATAGTTGTTACCTTCGATAGTTACTTGCTCAAATCCATTAACACCACCGTCTTCATCATCTATAATAGCACCACCACCATATCTTCTCTGTAATGCTGGTAAATCACCTATTTTCTCAATAGAAATTGAAGAACTGAAGTCAACTTTAATGTCATCTTTTCCAGCTTTCGCATTTTTAGTATTTATAATAATAACACCATTGGCAGCACGTGAACCATAAATCGCAGCAGCAGCTCCCTTAAGCACGGACATATTCTCGATATCATCAGGGTTGATATCGTTCATCATATTACCGTAGTCAACTCCACCAAAACCAGCTTGAGCATTGGCCGAGTTAAAGTTAGAGTTATCCATAGGAATACCATCAACTACAATCAAAGGTTGATTTTCACCAAAAATAGAGTTGGCACCACGAATCAAAATACGTTTTGATCCTGCAAAATTAGAAGAAGCAGATACCTGTACACCAGAAACCTTACCTGACAATGCAGAAAGGGCATCTGATTGTTGCACCTGATTTAAATCATCAGCACCAACTTCCTGAACAGCATAACCAAGAGCTTTCTTCTCTCTTGTTACACCCAATGCAGTAACTACAACCTCATCCATACCAATAGATTCAGTTTCAAGAACTACATTAACTACAGTCTTATTACCAACTGTAATTTCTTGAGTTACCATACCTACAAAACTAAAAACAAGAACATCACTTGCTGAAGCTTCAAGGCTGTATTTTCCGTCAATATCAGTACTAGCACCAATAGTGGTACCTTTGACAACAACAGATACACCAGGCATTCCTAGCCCGTCATCAGCACTTGTCACAGTACCGGAGATTTGCTTGCTTTGCGCAGTCACTATTTGGGTTCCCACTAAAAGTAGAAAGACAAATAGTCCAATAATTTTTTTCATAAATAAATCTTTTTAGTTAGTAATTAAGTAAAGATGCAAATGGTTTAATGGTAATAATCGATGCTAAATTTAATACTTATAATGGATTTAACAAATATTAACACCCCTTTAACACATACTAACATTTATGATTTTTGTCAGTTTAGCTATTACAATCCAAAAAATAATTATCTCCTTATAAACAAACAATCAGAATTATATACCTTTTTTATATTTTAAAAATCAAGTCAATAGAGACCAACTATTGTATATACCCATATCAACCACTTCACTAATCATATTTTTATAGCAACAGCTATTTACATGAAATATAAATAACACACCTAAAATCAGACAAACCAAACAAATTAGCCTACAAAAGAGATCTATTATTCAACAAACACATTTCTCAGCAATATATACTTCTATCTAGCTGGCTATTTATTCTAATATTAAGGTTATATCAGTAAATAAAAAAAAGGGATGACTCAATTAAGAATCATCCCTTCGTTATATCAGAAAATTTACTCTTTTAAGAATAAATCTCTTTTTTCGATGCGATTAGTGTGTTTTGTAATAGCGACACAATAGTCATTGGTCCTACTCCACCAGGTACTGGCGTGATAAAAGAACACTTAGGAGCAACTTCATCGAAATTAACATCGCCTATCAACTTCCAACCCGATTTTGTTTTATCAGATTTAATTCTGTGGATTCCCACATCAATAACAACAGCACCAGGTTTAACCATATCTCCAGTCAAGAATTCCGGCATACCAAGAGCGACGATTATAATATCAGCCTCTCGGGTAATCTCAGGTATATTCTTGGTACGACTATGGCAAAGTGTTACTGTACAATCGCCATGCGCAGCTTTACGAGACATCAACACACTCATTGGTGTACCAACAATATTACTACGGCCAATTACAACACAGTTTTTACCTGAAGTCTCAATCTTGTATCGCTTCAGTAGTTCAACAATACCGGCTGGTGTTGCTGGCAAGTAAGTTGGTAAAGTCGCAACCATTTTTCCCACATTCATAGGATGGAAACCGTCGACATCTTTCTCCGGACGAATTGTTTCAATAACTTTTGACTCAGAAATATGTTTTGGTAATGGCAACTGAACAATCAAACCATCGATTGAATCATCCTGATTCACCTTCTCAATTTCAGCCAAAAGCTCCGCTTCGGTAATTGTATCTTCAAATCGAAATTCTGAAGAATCAAACCCGACTTGATGACAAGCTTTTACTTTTGCTGCAACATAGGTTTCACTGGCACCATCATGTCCGACAATAATAGC
It encodes:
- a CDS encoding SusC/RagA family TonB-linked outer membrane protein, producing MKKIIGLFVFLLLVGTQIVTAQSKQISGTVTSADDGLGMPGVSVVVKGTTIGASTDIDGKYSLEASASDVLVFSFVGMVTQEITVGNKTVVNVVLETESIGMDEVVVTALGVTREKKALGYAVQEVGADDLNQVQQSDALSALSGKVSGVQVSASSNFAGSKRILIRGANSIFGENQPLIVVDGIPMDNSNFNSANAQAGFGGVDYGNMMNDINPDDIENMSVLKGAAAAIYGSRAANGVIIINTKNAKAGKDDIKVDFSSSISIEKIGDLPALQRRYGGGAIIDDEDGGVNGFEQVTIEGNNYLVPQYAVDESWGPAYDPSIKVLHWDAFDKESFPNDYLKPRAWVAPKNDVKDFFDTGVSYVNSVAVARTGKEYGVRFSYTNTHTEGIVPTSEYDKHNFAITGNTKFLDKFNAKASINYVRSETSGRPTFGYDDNSFSQKFFQWGQRQLDMKRLSKYKNNDGTQRTWNRKSYSNGTPKYADNAYWIINENFNDDERDRFFGNVSIDYEIMKGLVAKASVYGDTYAFDIRERTAVGSQSTSRYYEAKRNNSEFNYEFTLNFNKRFNEDYNITAMVGANARRNKFNLLRGETSGGLVVPGIYNLMNSMGNVSINDFHSVKKTNSVFASASFGFKNFLFVDVTARNDWSSTLPENENSYFYPSISSSFVFSELFDATWMDYGKLRLGWAQVGNDTDPYRVVNTFEYNADGPFGGAPRTNTNEDFLNSELKSETTTSYEIGLEMNFLQNRFGFDMTYFKNVTTDQIIPLEVSKAAGYSSKYINAGEMENKGIEISLHATPVQINNFSWDINLNYSKIDNKLTELYKDIKAIDIQRAPFSGAYLRAGVGDTYGMLWGYDYIYDNAGNKVVDDNGYYLATDNLVPIGSVLPDYNIGIRNSLTYKNFDFSFLVDVQKGGKWFSLTHMWGMYSGMLEASAADNDKGVSIRESVANGGGINLGGVTGTVTYDADGNYTVTNTAENNKYVSGQGYSHRVYHAYGTPSAQNMFDADYIKLREVTLGYTFPKAKIGPLRSLKVSVYGKNLWTGGLDKKGFDPETSVGGSGNVQGIEGGFIPNTRTYGFNLKLGF
- the folD gene encoding bifunctional methylenetetrahydrofolate dehydrogenase/methenyltetrahydrofolate cyclohydrolase FolD; this encodes MELIDGKKISAEVKQEIAAEVEEIIKNGGKKPHLAAIIVGHDGASETYVAAKVKACHQVGFDSSEFRFEDTITEAELLAEIEKVNQDDSIDGLIVQLPLPKHISESKVIETIRPEKDVDGFHPMNVGKMVATLPTYLPATPAGIVELLKRYKIETSGKNCVVIGRSNIVGTPMSVLMSRKAAHGDCTVTLCHSRTKNIPEITREADIIIVALGMPEFLTGDMVKPGAVVIDVGIHRIKSDKTKSGWKLIGDVNFDEVAPKCSFITPVPGGVGPMTIVSLLQNTLIASKKEIYS